One stretch of Muribaculum intestinale DNA includes these proteins:
- a CDS encoding leucine-rich repeat domain-containing protein: MGRIFDGFSRTMIAAVAAFAAIPGAMALTVVSDTPGTLSSAIGGVPSDTRVLVLEGRVYSSELAVLRDSMPMLEEIDMRRLSVEPARIPPYAFAVMPLSNVLLPDDIEVIGEGAFAAIPAKELTLPSRLDSIAPYAFAHSGLVSLALPDGLRAIGRNAFGDCVSLSDISGGKGVVTVGESAFHGASFRRLDLSHWASLRSVGARAFEGCRSLAGVSLPSGIALGEGLFLGCGALTEIQVSGIDHLPALMIAGSPDADVSGILGEGLRTIGAYAMSGNRAQDIVLPSTLDSIGDHGMERMLELASMDASALRSVPALGEDVWDEVDKSAVKLGVAEDMADSFAGAPQWQEFDITRSTGTVDDIGQDADGIDLRFDGTVLRVSASRDISRIEAVSIDGIMLADITPGAPEAAIDACRWPGRVCVVTVTLVGGTKTTYTLSR, encoded by the coding sequence ATGGGCAGGATCTTTGACGGCTTTTCGCGGACGATGATTGCAGCCGTGGCGGCATTTGCAGCCATTCCCGGAGCTATGGCCCTGACTGTCGTGTCTGATACTCCGGGCACACTGTCGTCGGCTATCGGCGGGGTGCCCTCCGACACCCGTGTGCTTGTGCTGGAGGGGAGGGTATACTCCTCGGAACTCGCGGTGCTGCGCGACAGCATGCCGATGCTTGAGGAGATTGATATGCGCAGGCTCTCTGTCGAGCCGGCCCGCATACCTCCGTATGCTTTTGCCGTGATGCCTCTGTCCAATGTGCTGTTGCCCGATGACATCGAGGTAATCGGTGAGGGCGCATTTGCCGCCATCCCCGCAAAGGAGCTCACATTGCCTTCACGGCTCGATTCGATTGCACCGTATGCATTTGCCCACAGCGGGCTTGTGTCGCTTGCGCTTCCCGACGGTCTGCGCGCTATCGGGCGAAACGCTTTTGGCGACTGTGTGTCGCTGTCGGACATCTCCGGAGGCAAGGGAGTCGTGACGGTCGGCGAGTCGGCGTTTCACGGCGCGTCGTTCCGGCGTCTTGACCTTTCGCATTGGGCGAGTCTGCGCTCTGTAGGGGCGCGTGCTTTTGAGGGTTGCCGGTCGCTTGCCGGAGTGTCACTCCCCTCAGGCATAGCCTTGGGCGAAGGCCTGTTTCTTGGATGCGGCGCCCTGACCGAAATACAAGTCTCTGGCATTGACCATCTGCCGGCTCTCATGATTGCCGGCTCTCCGGATGCCGATGTCTCCGGAATACTGGGTGAGGGATTGCGTACTATAGGGGCTTACGCCATGTCGGGAAACCGTGCGCAGGATATTGTGCTCCCCTCCACTCTCGATTCTATCGGCGACCACGGCATGGAGCGTATGCTTGAGCTCGCATCGATGGATGCGTCGGCTCTGCGTTCGGTGCCGGCTCTCGGCGAAGATGTATGGGATGAGGTCGACAAGTCGGCTGTGAAACTTGGAGTGGCTGAGGATATGGCCGACAGTTTTGCCGGCGCACCGCAGTGGCAAGAGTTTGACATCACCCGCTCTACCGGCACTGTCGATGACATCGGGCAGGACGCAGACGGGATTGACCTGCGCTTTGACGGCACTGTGCTGAGAGTGTCGGCCTCGCGCGACATCTCAAGAATCGAGGCCGTGTCAATCGACGGCATAATGCTCGCCGACATAACCCCGGGAGCTCCGGAGGCCGCGATTGATGCCTGCCGGTGGCCCGGCAGAGTATGCGTGGTGACGGTGACACTCGTGGGCGGAACAAAGACAACATATACATTATCAAGATGA
- a CDS encoding helix-turn-helix transcriptional regulator, translated as MSSEFRKQISLDKEKAAAVVGRVRHLMGLTRLSQAQFAKKIGLDPANISKYINGHLPITDNLINRIVVNTGVSREWLRDGIGLPFDKNHVATPAVARVEPGFQMFQQRSLPIYDIAVLAGVEELDRAFTQENVIGYLTMPHLSPNWAVVQAQGNSMMPIIESGAYLAFLPENEFPMIAWGEIYIVVMENRRVVKYVRRHDNPEKIILKSANEDYDPMEVDKSDIVAMYPVKAIINMHLCH; from the coding sequence ATGAGCTCAGAATTTAGAAAACAGATATCTCTTGACAAAGAGAAGGCCGCCGCGGTGGTAGGCCGTGTGCGCCATCTTATGGGGCTTACACGCCTGTCGCAGGCGCAGTTTGCGAAAAAAATCGGTCTTGACCCCGCCAACATATCCAAGTATATCAACGGGCATCTGCCGATTACCGACAATCTCATCAACCGCATCGTTGTAAATACAGGCGTGTCGCGCGAGTGGCTACGCGACGGCATCGGGCTTCCGTTTGACAAAAATCATGTGGCTACTCCGGCTGTCGCCAGAGTGGAGCCCGGTTTTCAGATGTTTCAGCAGCGTTCGCTCCCTATCTATGATATCGCTGTGCTCGCCGGTGTCGAGGAGCTTGACCGCGCGTTTACCCAGGAAAATGTAATCGGCTACCTCACTATGCCTCATCTCAGCCCCAACTGGGCCGTGGTGCAGGCACAGGGCAATTCGATGATGCCGATAATAGAGAGCGGGGCCTATCTCGCCTTCCTCCCCGAGAATGAGTTCCCCATGATTGCCTGGGGAGAGATATATATAGTGGTGATGGAAAACCGCCGTGTAGTAAAGTATGTGCGTCGCCATGACAATCCCGAGAAGATAATACTCAAGAGCGCCAATGAGGATTATGACCCGATGGAGGTGGACAAGAGCGATATCGTGGCCATGTATCCGGTGAAAGCCATAATCAACATGCATTTATGCCATTGA
- a CDS encoding IS982 family transposase — protein sequence MLTEDKITEIFVIADEFCKVFNAMLRRRGLSKIRTDRKREYHRDCRLSQAEVIVIMIMFHSSNHKCLKHFYLNEICQRYRHLFPETVSYNRFTELEKSVVVQFVIFVKKCLLGKCTGISFVDSTLLRVCRNQRIHMHKVFKGIAQRGKCSLGWFYGFKLHLICNDKGEILNFMITPGDVDDREPLKVKSFVEFIYGKMVGDKGYIGKDLFCKLFIDGIQLITKLKNNMKGGLRSMYDRILLRKRAIIETVNDQLKNIAQIEHSRHRSFPNFIVNLIGGIAAYCLFPKKPRINLERVYDNQLTLF from the coding sequence ATGCTCACCGAAGACAAAATTACTGAAATATTCGTGATTGCAGATGAATTCTGCAAAGTTTTTAATGCGATGCTCCGTCGCAGAGGTCTTTCGAAGATTCGTACGGACAGGAAGCGGGAATATCATCGAGATTGCCGTCTGTCGCAGGCGGAGGTCATTGTTATCATGATCATGTTCCACAGTTCCAACCATAAATGTCTCAAACACTTTTATCTGAACGAGATATGTCAGCGATACAGGCATCTGTTCCCCGAAACAGTCTCATACAACAGATTCACGGAGCTGGAGAAATCAGTGGTCGTTCAGTTCGTGATATTCGTAAAGAAATGTCTGCTGGGAAAATGTACCGGTATTAGTTTTGTCGACAGCACACTGCTACGTGTGTGTCGCAACCAACGGATACACATGCACAAGGTGTTCAAAGGAATAGCGCAACGTGGGAAGTGTTCGTTAGGTTGGTTCTACGGATTCAAGCTACATCTGATATGCAACGACAAGGGCGAGATTCTCAACTTCATGATCACTCCGGGAGATGTTGATGACCGGGAACCTCTGAAAGTGAAGTCGTTTGTCGAGTTCATATACGGCAAGATGGTCGGTGACAAAGGTTATATCGGCAAAGACCTGTTCTGCAAGCTGTTCATTGACGGAATCCAATTGATCACAAAACTGAAAAACAACATGAAAGGCGGTCTGAGATCAATGTATGACAGAATACTTCTGAGAAAACGGGCTATTATCGAAACTGTAAACGACCAACTCAAAAACATCGCTCAGATAGAACACTCGCGACACCGTTCATTTCCGAATTTCATCGTTAATCTCATTGGTGGGATAGCGGCTTATTGCCTGTTTCCAAAGAAACCGAGGATAAACTTAGAACGCGTGTATGATAATCAGCTGACTCTATTTTGA
- a CDS encoding transposase → MHEINLYQTHLTEGQWSYINKEFLENDRRKRKYSLQSVFEAILYLLASGCQWRRLPHDYPAWKSVYY, encoded by the coding sequence ATGCACGAAATCAATCTCTATCAGACACATCTGACCGAGGGTCAGTGGTCTTATATAAACAAAGAATTCCTTGAAAATGATAGACGCAAGAGAAAATATTCACTACAATCAGTTTTTGAAGCTATCCTCTACCTATTGGCCAGCGGTTGTCAATGGCGAAGGTTGCCTCACGACTATCCCGCGTGGAAAAGTGTCTATTATTAA
- the panB gene encoding 3-methyl-2-oxobutanoate hydroxymethyltransferase: protein MSTYTEDRRKVTTRRLAEMKQRGEKIAMLTAYDYSMAKLIDEAGVDVILVGDSASNVMAGNVTTLPMTLDQMIYHATSVVKGVTRALVVCDLPFGTYQGNSKQALDSAIRIMKESGAEAVKLEGGAEIRESIERILCAGIPVVGHLGLTPQSINKFGTYAVRAKEEAEAEKLISDAKMLEEIGCCAIVLEKIPAALAKRVSEQLIIPTIGIGAGGGTDGQVLVMHDMLGINKGFSPRFLRRYADLSTIINDAVAHYVDDVKTSDFPNASEQY from the coding sequence ATGTCAACTTATACCGAGGACCGTCGCAAGGTCACCACACGCCGACTCGCCGAAATGAAGCAGCGTGGCGAAAAGATAGCTATGCTCACCGCCTACGATTACTCCATGGCCAAACTCATCGACGAGGCCGGAGTGGATGTGATACTCGTCGGCGACTCCGCATCCAATGTGATGGCAGGCAATGTGACGACACTGCCGATGACTCTCGACCAGATGATATACCATGCCACATCGGTAGTGAAAGGTGTGACACGCGCATTGGTTGTATGCGACCTGCCGTTCGGCACCTATCAGGGCAACAGCAAGCAGGCCCTCGACTCGGCAATACGCATCATGAAAGAGAGCGGCGCCGAAGCCGTGAAACTCGAAGGGGGCGCCGAGATACGCGAGTCGATCGAGCGCATACTCTGCGCCGGCATACCGGTGGTAGGACATCTCGGCCTTACCCCGCAGTCAATCAATAAATTCGGCACTTATGCCGTGCGCGCAAAGGAGGAGGCCGAGGCCGAGAAACTTATCTCCGACGCAAAAATGCTTGAGGAGATAGGATGCTGCGCCATAGTACTCGAAAAGATACCCGCCGCGCTGGCCAAGCGTGTGTCGGAACAACTCATCATCCCAACAATCGGCATCGGTGCCGGAGGCGGCACTGACGGACAGGTGCTCGTGATGCACGACATGCTCGGCATCAACAAGGGATTCTCCCCGCGGTTCCTGCGCCGATATGCCGATTTGTCGACAATCATCAACGACGCGGTGGCCCACTATGTCGACGACGTGAAGACATCCGACTTCCCCAACGCCTCGGAGCAGTATTGA
- a CDS encoding FKBP-type peptidyl-prolyl cis-trans isomerase, with amino-acid sequence MAKQEYIEKNRQWLAEKAREAGVTAIDKGICYKPIKSGKGAQPNRGSVVTVHYTGRTINGKTFDSSRGGVAPAFRLRELIPGWIIALQQMHVGDRWEVYIPAEQAYGKISQPGIPGGSTLIFDIELIAVS; translated from the coding sequence ATGGCAAAACAGGAATATATCGAGAAAAACCGGCAGTGGCTGGCCGAAAAGGCACGCGAAGCCGGTGTAACCGCTATCGACAAGGGCATCTGCTACAAGCCCATTAAATCAGGGAAAGGAGCACAGCCCAACCGCGGAAGCGTAGTGACAGTGCACTACACCGGACGCACTATCAACGGCAAGACATTCGACAGCTCGCGCGGAGGCGTGGCCCCTGCGTTCAGGTTGCGCGAGCTGATACCCGGATGGATTATCGCCCTGCAGCAGATGCATGTCGGCGACCGTTGGGAGGTTTATATCCCGGCCGAGCAGGCCTACGGCAAGATATCCCAGCCGGGCATCCCCGGAGGCTCTACTCTTATTTTTGACATCGAGCTGATTGCGGTATCCTAA
- a CDS encoding NADP-dependent malic enzyme — MSKVTKEMALDYHREGKPGKIEVVPTVPYSSMQDLALAYSPGVAYPCLEIEKNPADAYEYTNKGNLIAVISNGTAVLGLGDIGALAGKPVMEGKALLFKIFAGLDCFDIEVNEKDPKKFIEIVKALAPTFGGINLEDIKAPECFEIEQRLKEECNIPVMHDDQHGTAIISAAGLINALEIQGKNIGDVKLVVNGAGAAAVSCTRLYIALGVKKENVVMCDSKGVINRSRKGLNSQKEEFATDRDINTLAEAMVGADVFLGLSVKDVVTTEMVQSMAEKPIVFALANPDPEISYEAAMASRPDLIFATGRSDYPNQINNVLGFPYIFRGALDAGATAINETMKLAAVKAIADLAKEPVPSVVNAAYGMSNLKFGRDYILPKPLDPRLITAVSPAVARGAMESGVARRPITDWEAYNEKLRHLMGYDNKFMRRVTEEARRNPKRVVFGEANTDNMLTAAVNAYHDGICIPILLGNEEMIEKRAKRLGLDIEGIEIVNLRHDREAERREQFAEKLAASRQRRGITRPEALELMFDRNYFGMMMVETGQADAMISGTYSGSKKAAKIAEEVVGIRPTYNHFATMHILNTKRGTFFMADTTVNREVDEETLFDITRLARNSVEYFAHDPIMAMVSYSNFGSHKEKEPEVARRVVERMHEAYPDLPIDGEMQMSYALNKKARDAAYPFSRINGKDVNTLIFPNLSAASTAYKMMLEMGLAEAVGPIQMGLNKPIHFISTDAAVRDIINLATVAVIDAAVLEKVGNGHDK; from the coding sequence ATGTCAAAAGTAACCAAAGAAATGGCCCTCGACTACCATCGCGAGGGCAAACCGGGCAAAATCGAAGTAGTGCCCACCGTGCCCTACTCGTCAATGCAGGACCTGGCACTCGCCTACTCGCCCGGAGTAGCATATCCCTGCCTGGAGATTGAGAAAAATCCGGCAGATGCCTATGAATATACCAACAAGGGCAACCTCATCGCCGTAATCTCCAACGGCACCGCAGTGCTTGGCCTCGGCGACATCGGCGCGCTTGCCGGAAAGCCGGTAATGGAGGGCAAGGCTCTGCTTTTCAAGATATTCGCCGGGCTCGACTGTTTCGACATCGAGGTCAACGAGAAAGACCCGAAAAAATTTATCGAGATTGTGAAAGCGCTGGCTCCGACATTCGGCGGCATAAACCTCGAGGATATCAAAGCGCCCGAATGTTTTGAAATCGAGCAACGTCTGAAAGAGGAATGCAACATACCCGTGATGCACGACGACCAGCACGGCACCGCCATCATATCCGCCGCCGGACTCATCAACGCCCTTGAAATCCAAGGCAAGAATATCGGTGATGTAAAGCTGGTGGTCAACGGCGCCGGCGCAGCAGCAGTAAGCTGCACACGCCTCTACATCGCTCTCGGCGTAAAGAAAGAGAATGTTGTGATGTGCGACTCAAAGGGTGTGATCAACCGCTCGCGCAAAGGCCTCAACTCTCAGAAAGAAGAATTTGCCACCGACCGCGACATCAACACCCTGGCCGAGGCCATGGTGGGAGCCGACGTATTCCTTGGCCTTTCGGTAAAGGATGTAGTCACCACCGAGATGGTACAGTCCATGGCCGAGAAGCCTATTGTATTCGCCCTCGCCAATCCCGACCCGGAAATATCCTACGAGGCAGCCATGGCATCGCGCCCCGACCTAATCTTCGCCACCGGACGATCCGACTATCCCAACCAGATTAACAATGTGCTGGGGTTCCCCTACATATTCCGCGGAGCGCTTGACGCAGGCGCGACAGCCATCAACGAGACCATGAAGCTCGCTGCCGTAAAGGCCATCGCCGACCTCGCCAAAGAGCCGGTGCCCTCGGTAGTCAACGCAGCCTATGGCATGTCAAACCTCAAGTTCGGCCGCGATTACATCCTGCCCAAGCCTCTCGACCCGCGACTGATTACCGCCGTATCTCCGGCTGTAGCGCGAGGCGCCATGGAGAGCGGAGTGGCTCGCCGGCCCATCACCGACTGGGAAGCATACAACGAGAAACTGCGCCACCTAATGGGGTATGACAACAAATTCATGCGCCGCGTCACTGAAGAAGCCCGTCGCAACCCCAAACGTGTGGTATTCGGCGAGGCAAACACCGACAATATGCTCACCGCGGCCGTCAATGCATATCACGACGGAATATGCATACCCATCCTGCTTGGCAACGAGGAGATGATTGAGAAGCGAGCCAAACGTCTCGGACTCGATATAGAAGGCATCGAGATAGTCAACCTCCGCCACGACCGAGAGGCCGAACGCCGCGAACAGTTTGCCGAAAAACTCGCCGCATCACGCCAGCGCAGAGGTATCACCCGCCCCGAGGCTCTGGAACTCATGTTCGACCGCAACTACTTCGGCATGATGATGGTAGAGACCGGTCAGGCCGACGCCATGATTTCCGGCACATACTCCGGAAGCAAAAAGGCTGCAAAGATAGCCGAAGAGGTAGTAGGCATACGTCCTACCTACAACCACTTCGCCACAATGCATATACTCAACACCAAACGTGGCACTTTCTTCATGGCCGACACAACCGTCAACCGCGAGGTCGACGAAGAAACTCTATTCGACATAACACGCCTGGCCCGCAACTCGGTAGAGTACTTCGCCCACGACCCGATAATGGCAATGGTGTCGTACAGCAACTTCGGCTCCCACAAGGAGAAAGAGCCGGAAGTGGCCCGCCGTGTTGTAGAACGCATGCACGAAGCATATCCCGACCTGCCCATCGACGGAGAAATGCAGATGAGCTATGCGCTCAACAAAAAAGCCCGCGACGCCGCCTACCCCTTCTCGCGCATCAACGGCAAGGATGTCAACACTCTCATCTTCCCCAATCTTAGCGCGGCTTCCACAGCCTACAAGATGATGCTCGAAATGGGACTGGCCGAGGCTGTAGGCCCGATACAGATGGGCCTCAACAAGCCTATACACTTCATCAGCACAGACGCTGCCGTGCGCGACATAATCAACCTCGCCACCGTAGCGGTAATCGATGCCGCAGTGCTTGAAAAAGTAGGCAACGGCCACGATAAATAA
- the porU gene encoding type IX secretion system sortase PorU produces the protein MNILYRNIIAMACMVACMLLLPADAAALPLDTYAPQSKLSSGHWVKIKVSDSGIYRITPDQLRKWGFQQPENVRVYGYGGNIQSDILNAVTYTDDLPLAGCEYTSRGLFFYAHGPLSWEQDPSGRYLPVHNYYSTDAYYFLSDAPGTTGGIPATGSPVRAGNATEQFTEHLLHETETMSPGETGHVLLGEDFRTRTTQTFSFNLPGNVSENVWIRTVFGANVQYSIARIQMNVNGNAVTPSPNYIDTSDLSDARHYKSANMIASTTLGDNIGKLDIGITFSCTGTVRLARLDNITVNYTRALSLDGAQLAFRTDRGFALAASGNIRIWDITSPGAVARVDFTVDGGKACSTPTFSGVREYVAWNADAEFPTPAYVGTTANQNLHGEETPDMVIFTLPQWKARAEQLADIHRAAPQNLKVLVVNAEQVYNEFSSGTPDIGAFRRMLKMMWDRGRESANPATGSDSKLQYALMFGRAFYDHRGITPEGRSYLNSILPQWQSIDGETDNVSYTTEDYLAFLRDDSGAYPGQDYHCIGVGRIPVNNANEAKVILEKIRNYVRDSRKNDWKNRYLLCADDGNDSKHLTQMEDTESLLKKNGFGADNIFHKVYIDAFTIINGKAPDARERMQRYLDQGVIWWWYIGHASATSWTGEGLLELTDINVASYPHAPMLFAATCNFLRWDRIQTSGAEMLFFNPNGIIGAIAATRPVYIDYNKTMAFGVAQTANLRDPAGNPLSIGEIFRRAKNTSLNNDSNKLRYVLMGDPALPLAIPQEKALLEAIDNTPLDPDNPPSIMAQQRLTISGRILDSEGNTDTSFNGYVTPTIYDAEYSTTTQGHNTVENGVLVEGKQEIIEEMGERLFVGRGNVTAGEFEVNVAMPIEISGNYRPATMNLYAVSDDTSRDACGVNREFYVYGFASDVEPDNNAPVIEFFGLNTEGFRSGQTVNATPMVIARVRDDIGINISTAGIGHQINLQLDSNVTYPEAVYYYTPGEDGAVSGNLNFLMPELTAGTHTLRLRVWDTSNNMAESQIEFSVDPRQAPEIFDLYADCNPARDHTNFIVSHNRPDIVMHVKVEVFDLMGRPVWTGEQNAKSDMGLSEPLAWDLTDPAGRRVNRGIYLYRATVTTDHEQYVSASRKLAVTAP, from the coding sequence ATGAATATACTCTACCGCAATATAATCGCTATGGCATGTATGGTAGCATGCATGCTCCTACTGCCGGCTGACGCCGCCGCCCTGCCTCTCGACACATACGCCCCACAATCAAAACTATCATCCGGCCATTGGGTAAAAATCAAAGTCTCCGATTCCGGCATATACAGGATTACTCCCGACCAGCTGCGCAAATGGGGATTCCAGCAGCCGGAGAATGTGCGCGTATATGGATACGGAGGCAATATCCAGAGCGACATACTCAACGCCGTGACATATACCGACGATCTCCCTCTTGCCGGATGCGAATACACCTCGCGCGGCCTTTTCTTCTATGCCCACGGACCTCTGAGCTGGGAGCAGGACCCCTCGGGCCGATATCTCCCGGTGCACAACTATTATTCGACCGACGCTTACTACTTTCTGTCGGATGCCCCGGGAACTACCGGAGGAATCCCCGCCACAGGCTCGCCCGTGAGAGCCGGCAATGCCACCGAACAGTTTACAGAGCATCTGCTGCACGAGACCGAAACAATGTCGCCGGGTGAGACGGGCCATGTACTCCTCGGCGAAGATTTCCGCACGCGCACCACTCAGACATTCTCGTTTAATCTTCCTGGCAACGTATCTGAGAACGTGTGGATACGCACCGTCTTCGGCGCCAACGTGCAGTATAGCATCGCACGCATCCAGATGAATGTCAACGGCAACGCCGTTACGCCATCGCCAAACTATATTGACACCTCGGATTTATCCGACGCACGACACTACAAGAGCGCCAACATGATTGCCTCCACCACCCTCGGCGACAATATCGGCAAACTTGATATAGGCATCACATTTTCTTGTACAGGCACGGTAAGGCTCGCACGCCTCGACAATATAACAGTCAACTATACACGTGCGCTCTCGCTCGACGGAGCCCAACTGGCGTTCCGTACCGACCGTGGGTTTGCCCTCGCTGCCAGTGGCAATATCCGCATATGGGACATCACATCGCCGGGAGCGGTAGCGCGCGTCGACTTCACCGTCGACGGCGGCAAAGCATGCTCCACACCTACATTCTCTGGCGTAAGGGAGTATGTGGCATGGAACGCTGACGCCGAATTCCCGACTCCGGCATATGTCGGCACAACAGCCAATCAGAACCTCCACGGCGAGGAGACACCCGACATGGTCATATTCACATTGCCGCAATGGAAGGCAAGAGCCGAGCAACTGGCCGACATACACCGCGCGGCTCCGCAGAACCTCAAGGTACTGGTGGTAAATGCCGAACAGGTATACAATGAATTCTCATCAGGCACACCCGACATAGGGGCATTCCGCCGCATGCTCAAGATGATGTGGGACCGCGGCCGGGAGTCAGCCAATCCGGCCACCGGCTCCGACAGCAAACTACAATATGCTCTGATGTTCGGACGCGCTTTCTACGACCATCGCGGCATCACCCCCGAGGGGCGCAGCTATCTCAACTCCATTCTGCCCCAATGGCAATCAATTGACGGAGAGACCGACAACGTGTCATATACCACAGAAGACTATCTCGCTTTTCTGCGCGATGACTCCGGCGCGTATCCCGGCCAGGACTATCATTGCATCGGAGTAGGCCGCATACCGGTCAACAATGCCAACGAAGCTAAAGTAATCTTGGAAAAGATTCGCAACTATGTGCGCGACTCCCGAAAGAACGACTGGAAAAACCGCTATCTGCTCTGTGCCGACGACGGAAACGACTCCAAACACCTCACACAGATGGAAGATACCGAATCGCTGCTGAAGAAAAACGGATTCGGAGCCGACAACATATTCCATAAAGTATACATCGACGCCTTCACCATTATCAACGGCAAGGCACCCGACGCACGCGAGCGCATGCAGCGCTATCTCGACCAAGGGGTGATATGGTGGTGGTATATCGGCCATGCATCGGCCACTTCATGGACCGGTGAGGGACTGCTCGAACTCACCGACATCAACGTGGCAAGCTATCCCCACGCCCCGATGCTGTTTGCCGCCACATGCAACTTCCTGCGCTGGGACAGAATACAAACCTCCGGCGCCGAAATGCTCTTCTTCAATCCTAACGGGATAATAGGAGCCATAGCCGCCACTCGCCCTGTATATATAGACTATAACAAGACAATGGCATTCGGCGTCGCACAGACAGCCAATCTACGCGACCCGGCCGGAAACCCGCTATCCATAGGCGAGATATTCCGCCGGGCCAAAAACACCAGTCTCAACAACGACAGCAACAAACTGCGCTATGTGCTCATGGGCGACCCGGCTCTTCCGCTGGCCATACCTCAGGAGAAAGCCTTGCTGGAAGCTATCGACAATACCCCACTCGACCCTGACAACCCTCCTTCGATAATGGCACAGCAGCGCCTCACCATATCAGGGCGCATCCTTGACAGCGAAGGGAACACCGACACCTCATTCAACGGCTACGTCACCCCCACAATCTACGACGCCGAATACAGCACCACAACACAGGGTCACAATACAGTGGAAAACGGCGTACTGGTCGAAGGCAAACAGGAGATTATTGAAGAGATGGGCGAACGCCTGTTTGTGGGCCGCGGAAATGTGACCGCCGGAGAATTCGAGGTCAACGTAGCCATGCCCATAGAGATATCAGGCAACTATCGCCCGGCGACAATGAACCTCTATGCCGTAAGCGATGACACCTCACGCGATGCCTGCGGAGTCAATCGCGAATTCTATGTCTACGGCTTCGCATCCGACGTGGAACCCGACAATAATGCCCCGGTAATTGAATTCTTCGGTCTCAACACCGAAGGATTCCGCTCTGGACAAACCGTCAACGCCACACCAATGGTAATCGCGCGCGTACGCGATGACATCGGCATCAATATATCGACAGCCGGCATCGGCCACCAGATTAACCTTCAGCTCGACAGCAATGTCACCTATCCCGAGGCCGTATATTATTACACTCCCGGAGAGGATGGCGCCGTGTCGGGCAATCTCAACTTCCTTATGCCCGAACTCACGGCAGGTACCCACACATTGCGTCTGCGCGTATGGGACACCTCCAACAATATGGCTGAGTCGCAGATTGAATTCTCTGTAGACCCCCGACAGGCTCCGGAGATATTCGACCTCTATGCCGACTGCAACCCTGCGCGCGACCACACCAACTTCATCGTATCGCACAATCGTCCCGACATTGTTATGCACGTAAAGGTCGAGGTATTCGACCTCATGGGGCGCCCCGTGTGGACCGGTGAGCAGAATGCCAAGTCCGACATGGGACTCTCCGAGCCCCTCGCATGGGATCTCACCGACCCCGCAGGCCGCCGCGTAAACCGTGGCATCTACCTCTACCGGGCCACCGTCACCACCGACCACGAGCAGTACGTCTCCGCCTCCCGCAAGCTCGCCGTCACCGCCCCCTGA